In one Vulgatibacter incomptus genomic region, the following are encoded:
- a CDS encoding PQQ-binding-like beta-propeller repeat protein: MRALPLVAAATLLTFSGAAEASRLPDRPEVKRGRAIATRHRVVRVEWKKELTERELLGYEPREIAGPSVAADNGDVFVGSRNGLVRLFDARDRELWNRQLKAAPVGSAAISEEAVFIGTTDGFFYGIDRFNGEFLFTQNLGGQVLARAAVTDSAVFVGTDHDAVHALDPATGDPLWVYRRSTPTALGVHGGTAITLSNGRVYAGFSDGAVVALGAEDGRVIWQTQGAGRSLEKFPNSLAAPVVQNGVVYATVFNDGVYAYDAANGKIRWRADAQGAASLTPSGGLLLVGGAGKARAFQADSGAPAWTIDLGKSFVTRPVVINGVVLMSGPEGILIAATETGKPLGRFHPGSGFSTPPGTIGSTIYALSDLGFFYRLELVAEKR; the protein is encoded by the coding sequence ATGCGCGCCCTGCCGCTGGTCGCCGCGGCGACGCTCCTGACGTTCTCCGGAGCCGCTGAGGCCTCGCGCCTCCCTGATCGTCCGGAGGTCAAGCGCGGCAGGGCCATCGCCACCCGCCACCGGGTGGTGAGGGTCGAGTGGAAGAAGGAGCTCACCGAGCGTGAGCTCCTCGGCTACGAGCCCAGGGAGATCGCCGGCCCGTCCGTCGCGGCGGACAACGGCGACGTCTTCGTGGGGTCGCGGAACGGCCTCGTCCGGCTGTTCGACGCGCGGGATCGGGAGCTCTGGAATCGCCAGCTCAAGGCGGCTCCCGTCGGCTCCGCCGCGATCAGCGAAGAGGCCGTGTTCATCGGTACGACCGACGGCTTCTTCTACGGTATCGACCGCTTCAACGGCGAATTCCTCTTCACCCAGAACCTCGGCGGGCAGGTGCTCGCGCGTGCGGCGGTCACGGACTCGGCTGTCTTCGTCGGCACGGACCACGACGCAGTCCACGCCCTCGATCCGGCCACCGGCGATCCGCTCTGGGTCTACCGCCGCAGCACGCCCACGGCCCTCGGCGTCCACGGCGGAACCGCCATCACGCTCAGCAACGGCCGCGTGTACGCCGGGTTCTCCGACGGCGCCGTCGTCGCCCTCGGCGCAGAGGACGGCCGGGTGATCTGGCAGACGCAGGGGGCAGGGCGCTCGCTGGAGAAGTTCCCGAACTCCCTCGCCGCACCGGTCGTCCAGAACGGCGTGGTCTACGCCACGGTGTTCAACGACGGCGTCTACGCCTATGACGCGGCGAACGGGAAGATCCGCTGGCGGGCCGATGCCCAGGGTGCCGCTTCGCTCACGCCCTCGGGCGGCCTCCTCCTCGTCGGCGGGGCAGGGAAGGCCAGGGCCTTCCAGGCGGACAGCGGCGCGCCCGCGTGGACCATCGATCTGGGCAAGAGCTTCGTGACGAGGCCCGTAGTCATCAACGGCGTGGTCCTCATGTCCGGTCCGGAGGGGATCCTGATCGCCGCCACCGAGACGGGGAAGCCCCTCGGGCGCTTCCATCCCGGCTCCGGCTTCTCGACGCCGCCGGGAACGATCGGGTCCACGATCTACGCGCTCTCCGACCTGGGCTTCTTCTACCGGCTCGAGCTCGTCGCGGAGAAGCGCTGA
- a CDS encoding tetratricopeptide repeat protein: MATKMTKRELQSPDKFETTTGSWLEWTQTHPRETATAGGIALVVIVTLGIVFGSSEAKVDATAGGALSSALELAQRRVDAHPAAVPAEAGEKPEETFPSEAAKQQAVADALTQLRKDHAGSSSAMGATLSLADAQFKLGRFDEALALYDEFLAKAPRSNSLRFMGLEGRALALEGKKDFDGAMAAMDRLAAEAPTYKDRSLFGKARLLEQQSKWDDARKLYQELKDGYAESPVTRSSSDRLAALDFRHPAAAQAAADDGK; this comes from the coding sequence TTGGCAACCAAGATGACCAAGCGGGAGCTGCAGAGCCCCGACAAGTTCGAGACGACGACCGGATCGTGGTTGGAGTGGACGCAGACGCATCCCCGTGAGACCGCGACGGCGGGCGGCATCGCCCTCGTCGTGATCGTCACCCTGGGTATCGTCTTCGGCAGCTCGGAGGCGAAGGTGGACGCTACCGCCGGCGGGGCGCTCTCCAGCGCGCTGGAGCTCGCGCAGCGGAGGGTCGACGCCCATCCCGCCGCCGTTCCCGCCGAGGCCGGTGAAAAGCCCGAGGAGACCTTCCCCTCGGAGGCCGCCAAGCAGCAGGCCGTGGCGGATGCCCTCACCCAGCTGCGCAAGGATCACGCCGGCTCGAGCAGCGCCATGGGCGCGACGCTCTCCCTCGCCGACGCGCAGTTCAAGCTCGGCCGCTTCGACGAGGCGCTCGCCCTCTACGACGAGTTCCTCGCCAAGGCCCCTCGCTCCAACAGCCTGCGCTTCATGGGGCTCGAGGGCCGGGCCCTCGCCCTCGAGGGCAAGAAGGACTTCGACGGCGCGATGGCCGCCATGGATCGCCTCGCCGCCGAGGCGCCGACCTACAAGGACCGGTCGCTCTTCGGGAAGGCGCGCCTCCTCGAGCAGCAGTCGAAGTGGGACGACGCCCGCAAGCTCTACCAGGAGCTCAAGGACGGCTACGCCGAGAGCCCGGTGACGCGCAGCAGCTCGGATCGCCTCGCCGCCCTCGACTTCCGGCATCCTGCCGCCGCCCAGGCCGCAGCCGACGACGGGAAGTAG
- the der gene encoding ribosome biogenesis GTPase Der, which translates to MPVVAIVGRPNVGKSTLFNRIIGKRVAIVEDLPGVTRDRNYFEAEHGGRRFLLVDTGGFEPDTPDRLIQQVRDQAQLAIDEAQAVLLVVDGHEGPTGVDVDIASMVRRSGKPLFLAVNKIDSFKREEEGFLSEFHRFGIDRILPVSAEHGRGTEDLLDAVMTALPPAPEPEPVPEALDEEATEEVVEDLAARPIRLAIIGRPNVGKSTLVNQLIGEERFVTSPIAGTTRDPVDAELEHKGRHFILTDTAGIRRKRSIAMRVEAYSVVRALKAAEASDVVVMLLDATEMAVEQDLKIASLAVEQGKPVIVVVNKWDLVAGDAKKAQTFRDDLVWKMPFLAFAPSIFVSALTGAHVKGVLDRAVRLFDQASSRVPTPKLNRLLEDISNHHGLPVVGGQRARVYYIAQVGIRPPTFVVQTNRPDLVPPEYRRYVANKLREVFELEVPLRLVFKRKASLRPPPKRVKEKAAGRTRPRR; encoded by the coding sequence ATGCCGGTGGTGGCCATCGTCGGCAGGCCCAACGTGGGCAAGTCGACCCTCTTCAACCGGATCATCGGCAAGAGGGTGGCGATCGTCGAAGACCTCCCGGGCGTAACCCGGGATCGCAACTACTTCGAGGCGGAGCACGGGGGGCGGCGATTCCTCCTGGTGGACACGGGCGGTTTCGAGCCCGATACGCCCGACCGGCTGATCCAGCAGGTGCGCGACCAGGCGCAGCTCGCGATCGACGAGGCCCAGGCGGTGCTCCTCGTGGTCGACGGCCACGAGGGGCCCACCGGTGTCGACGTGGACATCGCGTCGATGGTGCGCCGAAGCGGGAAGCCGCTCTTCCTCGCCGTGAACAAGATCGACTCCTTCAAGCGGGAGGAGGAGGGCTTCCTCTCCGAGTTCCATCGCTTCGGGATCGATCGGATCCTCCCGGTGTCCGCCGAGCACGGCCGCGGCACCGAGGATCTCCTGGACGCCGTGATGACGGCGCTGCCGCCCGCCCCTGAGCCTGAGCCTGTGCCCGAGGCGTTGGACGAGGAGGCCACCGAGGAGGTGGTGGAGGACCTGGCCGCACGGCCGATCCGCCTCGCGATCATCGGCAGGCCGAACGTCGGCAAGAGCACCCTCGTCAACCAGCTCATCGGCGAGGAGCGCTTCGTCACCAGCCCGATCGCCGGCACCACCCGCGATCCGGTCGACGCGGAGCTCGAGCACAAGGGCCGGCACTTCATCCTCACCGACACCGCGGGCATCCGCCGCAAGCGCTCGATCGCCATGCGCGTCGAGGCCTACTCGGTGGTGCGGGCGCTGAAGGCGGCCGAGGCCTCGGACGTAGTGGTGATGCTCCTCGACGCGACCGAGATGGCGGTGGAGCAGGACCTGAAGATCGCCAGCCTCGCGGTGGAGCAGGGCAAGCCGGTCATCGTGGTCGTCAACAAGTGGGATCTCGTCGCGGGTGACGCGAAGAAGGCCCAGACCTTCCGCGACGACCTCGTCTGGAAGATGCCCTTCCTCGCCTTCGCGCCGTCCATCTTCGTCTCGGCCCTCACCGGCGCCCACGTGAAGGGCGTGCTCGACCGCGCCGTGCGCCTCTTCGACCAAGCGTCGTCGCGGGTGCCGACGCCCAAGCTCAACCGGCTCCTCGAGGACATCTCCAACCACCACGGCCTGCCAGTGGTGGGCGGGCAGCGTGCGCGGGTCTATTACATCGCGCAGGTCGGGATCCGACCGCCGACCTTCGTGGTCCAGACGAACCGGCCCGACCTCGTTCCGCCCGAGTACCGCCGCTACGTGGCGAACAAGCTGCGGGAGGTCTTCGAGCTCGAGGTGCCGCTCCGGCTCGTCTTCAAGCGGAAGGCCTCGCTGAGGCCGCCTCCGAAGCGGGTGAAGGAGAAGGCGGCGGGCAGGACGCGGCCGCGGCGATAG
- the era gene encoding GTPase Era, whose translation MRKRDDLPHRAGFCAIIGRPNVGKSTLLNRLIGEKLAIVSSKPQTTRNRVLGVLNRPELQVALFDTPGIHRAKGSLNRFMVDQALGILSEVDVVLYLIEPGLMKDSSSPSGFRVEIGEANQFILERLRASGKPAILGINKIDTIPKEMLLPVIQAWQAELPGATIFPLSALKGDGVESLLHTIGEHLPEGPAIFAEDMLTDLAERFIASEYVREQILRTTHQEVPYSTAVVIEDFDESERDGRGLVRIFARIFVERDSQKAILIGSKGEMLKKIGTGSRKEMERLLGCKVFLALQVSVEPRWSERQDALRRLGYGS comes from the coding sequence GTGAGGAAGCGTGACGATTTGCCGCATCGCGCCGGTTTTTGCGCGATCATCGGGCGACCGAACGTAGGCAAGAGCACGCTGCTCAACCGCCTGATCGGGGAGAAGCTCGCGATCGTCAGCTCGAAGCCGCAGACGACGCGGAACCGCGTGCTCGGGGTGCTGAACCGCCCCGAGCTGCAGGTGGCGCTCTTCGACACCCCCGGTATCCACCGCGCCAAGGGCAGCCTCAACCGCTTCATGGTCGATCAGGCCCTCGGGATCCTCTCCGAGGTGGACGTCGTCCTCTATCTGATCGAGCCCGGGCTGATGAAGGACTCCTCGTCGCCCTCGGGCTTCCGGGTGGAGATCGGCGAGGCCAACCAGTTCATCCTCGAGAGGCTCCGGGCGAGCGGAAAGCCGGCGATCCTCGGGATCAACAAGATCGACACGATCCCCAAGGAGATGCTGCTGCCCGTGATCCAGGCGTGGCAGGCGGAGCTCCCGGGCGCGACGATCTTCCCGCTGTCGGCCCTGAAGGGCGACGGCGTCGAGAGCCTGCTGCACACCATCGGCGAGCACCTCCCCGAGGGTCCGGCGATCTTCGCCGAGGACATGCTCACGGACCTGGCCGAGCGCTTCATCGCGTCGGAGTACGTCCGCGAGCAGATCCTCCGGACCACGCACCAGGAGGTTCCCTACAGCACCGCGGTGGTGATCGAGGACTTCGACGAGTCCGAGCGCGACGGCCGCGGGCTGGTGCGGATCTTCGCGCGGATCTTCGTGGAGCGGGACTCGCAGAAGGCGATCCTGATCGGCAGCAAGGGCGAGATGCTCAAGAAGATCGGCACCGGATCGCGCAAGGAGATGGAGCGCCTGCTTGGCTGCAAGGTCTTCCTCGCGCTGCAGGTCTCGGTCGAGCCTCGTTGGAGCGAGAGGCAGGATGCGCTTCGGCGCCTGGGGTACGGATCGTGA
- a CDS encoding peptidylprolyl isomerase, with amino-acid sequence MGRRWTKAMNEANLATFETSLGTIVVRLFPEDAPKTVANFVGLATGEKEWTDPRTGMKTKKPLYDGTIFHRVIPEFMIQAGDPLGRGTGGPGYKFEDEFQSGRKFDKPGLLAMANAGPNTNGSQFFITEIATPWLNGRHTIFGEVIEGMEVVRAIARVACGPNDRPQQDVVLEKLVITGGGA; translated from the coding sequence ATGGGCAGAAGGTGGACCAAGGCCATGAACGAAGCCAATCTCGCGACTTTCGAGACCTCCCTCGGGACCATCGTGGTCCGCCTTTTCCCCGAGGACGCGCCGAAGACGGTGGCGAACTTCGTGGGCCTCGCGACCGGCGAGAAGGAGTGGACCGACCCGCGCACGGGCATGAAGACGAAGAAGCCCCTCTACGATGGGACGATCTTCCACCGGGTGATCCCCGAGTTCATGATCCAGGCCGGCGATCCCCTCGGCCGCGGCACCGGCGGGCCCGGCTACAAGTTCGAGGACGAGTTCCAGAGCGGCCGCAAGTTCGACAAGCCGGGCCTCCTGGCCATGGCGAACGCGGGCCCCAACACGAACGGCTCCCAGTTCTTCATCACCGAGATCGCGACGCCCTGGCTGAACGGCCGGCACACGATCTTCGGTGAGGTGATCGAGGGAATGGAAGTGGTCCGCGCGATCGCTCGCGTAGCCTGCGGCCCCAACGACCGGCCGCAGCAGGACGTGGTCCTCGAGAAGCTCGTGATCACCGGCGGAGGCGCCTGA
- the rnc gene encoding ribonuclease III produces the protein MDPVAQLEQRLQIPLPDRQTALAALTHKSYVNEHRGEGLLDNERLEFLGDAVIDLAIGQRLMERFPEASEGTLSKLRASIVDEEGLFEVATSIGLGELLFLGRGEELSGGRTKPSLLADALEAVIAVLYLDGGLPKVLAVVDRLFLPSLERAGTSLANRDFKTQMQELAQARLGAAPRYRLVEERGPDHAKVFSVELWVGETLFGRGEGRSKKDAEQLAAREAIGALGDR, from the coding sequence ATGGATCCCGTCGCACAGCTCGAGCAGCGCCTCCAGATCCCGCTGCCGGATCGCCAGACCGCCCTCGCGGCGTTGACGCACAAGAGCTACGTCAACGAGCACCGCGGCGAGGGGCTGTTGGACAACGAACGCCTGGAGTTCCTCGGCGACGCCGTGATCGACCTGGCGATCGGCCAGCGGCTCATGGAGCGCTTCCCGGAGGCGAGCGAGGGGACGCTCTCGAAGCTTCGGGCCTCGATCGTCGACGAAGAGGGCCTCTTCGAGGTCGCGACCTCGATCGGGCTCGGGGAGCTGCTCTTCCTGGGCAGGGGAGAGGAGCTCTCGGGCGGGCGCACCAAGCCCAGCCTCCTGGCCGACGCGCTCGAGGCGGTGATCGCCGTCCTCTATCTGGACGGCGGGCTTCCGAAGGTCCTCGCGGTGGTCGACCGGCTCTTCCTTCCCTCCCTCGAGAGGGCCGGCACGTCCCTGGCGAACCGCGATTTCAAGACGCAGATGCAGGAGCTCGCCCAGGCGAGGCTCGGTGCCGCGCCGCGCTACCGCCTCGTGGAGGAGCGGGGGCCCGACCACGCCAAGGTCTTCTCCGTCGAGCTCTGGGTCGGGGAAACCCTCTTCGGGAGGGGCGAGGGCCGTTCCAAGAAGGACGCCGAGCAGCTCGCCGCCCGGGAGGCCATCGGGGCCCTCGGCGATCGGTAG
- a CDS encoding DUF481 domain-containing protein encodes MRSFLIAFVALASASSASAAPADELEARAKTLTVPGAKSPETDQTVKLVAELGTALARGNTETFHIHTSGRLTIAPGRDWVLETFGHALFEESRGSTTANNWGLSQRGDRFVSERVSIFAAGQAERDVFAGIKILLAAQVGATYLAWETRDPEKAELITNRLRLELGGYGARENFTLSPAAPPDAVLTANDRNIWASRVAVSYLHALSRTSTFGLDSEYIQDYNDTANVVVNTSGYVAAAINDSFALKLTATHRFDNVPAEAQPPLKKNDFLLTAGLVVTL; translated from the coding sequence ATGAGATCCTTCCTGATCGCCTTCGTCGCGCTCGCATCGGCGTCCAGCGCGAGCGCCGCGCCCGCCGACGAGCTGGAGGCGCGCGCCAAGACCTTGACCGTCCCGGGCGCCAAGAGCCCAGAGACCGACCAGACGGTGAAGCTGGTCGCCGAGCTCGGGACCGCCCTGGCGCGAGGCAACACCGAGACCTTCCACATCCACACCAGCGGTCGCCTGACCATCGCCCCCGGCAGGGATTGGGTCCTCGAGACCTTCGGCCACGCGCTCTTCGAGGAGTCACGCGGGTCGACCACCGCCAACAACTGGGGTCTCTCGCAGCGGGGCGATCGTTTCGTCTCCGAGCGGGTCTCGATCTTCGCGGCGGGCCAGGCCGAGAGGGACGTCTTCGCGGGCATCAAGATCCTGCTGGCGGCCCAGGTCGGCGCGACCTACCTCGCGTGGGAGACCCGCGATCCGGAGAAGGCCGAGCTGATCACCAACCGGCTCCGGCTCGAGCTCGGCGGCTACGGTGCCCGGGAGAACTTCACGCTCTCCCCGGCCGCCCCTCCCGACGCGGTCCTGACCGCGAACGACCGGAACATCTGGGCGTCCCGCGTCGCGGTCTCCTACCTCCACGCCCTCTCCCGGACCTCCACCTTCGGTTTGGATTCCGAATACATCCAGGACTACAACGACACCGCCAACGTGGTCGTGAACACCAGCGGGTACGTGGCCGCCGCGATCAACGACAGCTTCGCGCTCAAGCTCACGGCGACCCACCGATTCGACAACGTCCCGGCCGAGGCCCAGCCGCCGCTCAAGAAGAACGACTTCCTGCTCACGGCGGGCCTGGTCGTCACGCTTTAA
- the meaB gene encoding methylmalonyl Co-A mutase-associated GTPase MeaB: protein MAKVVRKDGDAQAIAEKVLGGDIRAAARLMRGLDDRDPAAVEVLRALFPSTGGAYIVGITGSPGAGKSSITDRLIAHYRKAGKTVGVVAIDPTSPFSGGAILGDRIRMQDHALDPGVFIRSLATRGSLGGLSRSSSDVIRVMDAMGKDVILVETVGVGQDEIDVASLAHTTIVVVVPGMGDDIQAIKAGILEVADVFAINKADRPGVDRTERELRGMIELRHVTMPTDHDSLHRFHATTPAQARADDFTWEPEIVRTIATRDKGFDDLVATIEKHRAHLEKAGGRLAREATRARAEFLAILRERLVASALERIAEEQGELDELATRIARREADPYTLVETIAARLR from the coding sequence ATGGCGAAGGTGGTGCGGAAGGACGGCGACGCCCAGGCGATCGCCGAGAAGGTGCTGGGAGGCGACATCCGGGCCGCGGCGCGGCTCATGCGCGGCCTCGACGATCGCGATCCCGCCGCCGTCGAGGTGCTGCGGGCGCTCTTTCCCTCCACCGGCGGCGCCTACATCGTCGGGATCACGGGGAGCCCCGGCGCGGGCAAGTCGAGCATCACGGATCGGCTGATCGCCCACTACCGCAAGGCCGGCAAGACGGTCGGCGTGGTGGCGATCGATCCGACCAGCCCCTTCTCCGGCGGCGCGATCCTCGGCGATCGGATCCGGATGCAGGACCACGCCCTCGACCCCGGCGTCTTCATCCGCTCGCTGGCGACCCGCGGTTCGCTGGGCGGCCTCTCCCGGTCCAGCTCGGACGTGATCCGGGTGATGGACGCCATGGGCAAGGACGTGATCCTCGTCGAGACCGTCGGCGTCGGCCAGGACGAGATCGACGTCGCCTCCCTGGCCCACACCACCATCGTCGTGGTCGTCCCCGGCATGGGCGACGACATCCAGGCGATCAAGGCGGGGATCCTCGAGGTCGCCGACGTCTTCGCGATCAACAAGGCCGACCGGCCGGGCGTGGATCGCACGGAGCGCGAGCTCCGAGGGATGATCGAGCTGCGGCACGTCACGATGCCGACGGATCACGACTCGCTCCATCGCTTCCACGCGACCACGCCGGCCCAGGCCCGCGCCGACGATTTCACCTGGGAGCCGGAGATCGTCCGGACCATCGCGACCCGCGACAAGGGTTTCGACGATCTGGTGGCGACGATCGAGAAGCACCGGGCGCACCTGGAGAAGGCCGGCGGCAGGCTCGCCCGGGAGGCCACCCGCGCCCGGGCCGAGTTCCTCGCGATCCTTCGGGAGCGGCTGGTCGCGTCTGCGCTGGAGCGCATCGCCGAGGAGCAGGGCGAGCTCGACGAGCTGGCCACGCGCATCGCTCGCCGCGAGGCGGATCCCTACACGCTGGTGGAGACCATCGCCGCGCGGCTGCGGTAG
- a CDS encoding acyl-CoA dehydrogenase family protein, translated as MDFQLPEELVALRKTVRDFCETEVKPFAREWDEKESFPAATVRKIGELGLLGMGVPEEYGGVGLSSLGIATVIEEIARYDGSLGLTVASHNGLCTNHIKWFASEELKAKWLPKLATGEAMGAWGLSEPASGSDAAGLLTTAVRKGDHWVLNGSKMWITQGTVGGVYVVLASTDKAKKQKGITAFVVEPGTPGFKTVPVKHKLGMRSSDTAELVFENCEVPDSNRIGQVDSGFIDTCKILDRGRITIGALAVGLGRGAIEEARAYALERQAFGHPIADFQAIRFMLADMQTEMDAARLLVQRAATLADEGKPFTREASMAKLFASEAASRACNKALQIHGGYGYTKEFPVERYLRDAKLCEIGEGTSEIQRIVISRELLK; from the coding sequence ATGGACTTTCAGCTTCCCGAGGAGCTCGTCGCGCTCCGAAAGACCGTCCGCGATTTTTGTGAAACCGAGGTGAAGCCCTTCGCCCGCGAGTGGGACGAGAAGGAGAGCTTCCCTGCAGCCACCGTCCGGAAGATCGGCGAGCTCGGCCTCCTGGGCATGGGCGTGCCCGAGGAATACGGCGGGGTGGGGCTCTCCTCCCTGGGGATCGCCACGGTGATCGAGGAGATCGCGCGCTACGACGGCTCGCTGGGCTTGACCGTCGCCTCGCACAACGGCCTCTGCACCAACCACATCAAGTGGTTCGCCAGCGAGGAGCTGAAGGCGAAGTGGCTGCCGAAGCTCGCCACCGGCGAGGCGATGGGCGCCTGGGGCCTCTCCGAGCCGGCGTCGGGGTCCGACGCGGCCGGCCTGCTCACCACCGCGGTGCGCAAGGGCGACCACTGGGTCCTCAACGGCTCCAAGATGTGGATCACCCAGGGCACCGTCGGCGGCGTCTACGTGGTCCTCGCGTCCACGGACAAGGCCAAGAAGCAGAAGGGCATCACCGCCTTCGTCGTGGAGCCCGGAACGCCGGGCTTCAAGACGGTGCCGGTGAAGCACAAGCTCGGCATGCGCTCGTCCGACACCGCGGAGCTCGTCTTCGAGAACTGCGAGGTCCCCGACTCGAACCGCATCGGCCAGGTCGACAGTGGCTTCATCGACACGTGCAAGATCCTCGACCGCGGCCGGATCACCATCGGCGCGCTGGCCGTGGGCCTCGGGCGCGGCGCCATCGAGGAGGCACGGGCCTACGCCCTCGAGCGCCAGGCCTTCGGCCACCCGATCGCGGACTTCCAGGCGATCCGCTTCATGCTCGCCGACATGCAGACCGAGATGGACGCGGCCCGCCTGCTGGTGCAGCGCGCGGCCACGCTCGCCGACGAGGGCAAGCCCTTCACCCGCGAGGCCTCCATGGCCAAGCTCTTCGCCTCCGAGGCGGCGAGCCGCGCGTGCAACAAGGCCCTGCAGATCCACGGCGGCTATGGCTACACCAAGGAGTTCCCGGTGGAGCGCTACCTCCGTGACGCCAAGCTCTGCGAGATCGGCGAGGGGACCAGCGAGATCCAGCGGATCGTGATCAGCCGCGAGCTGCTCAAGTAG